A stretch of DNA from Microlunatus sp. Gsoil 973:
GGCTGGCAGACCGGTGCGGCAGCTGTCGCTGCCGGCGGCGCCGGCCAGCCGATCAACTTCTGGCTGTATCTGCGTAACTCGGTCATCGTCTCCCTGTCTGGTGACCGCGGGCCAGGTGTTCTTCTCGGCGATGGCGGCGTACGCGTTCGCCCGGCTCAAGTGGCGGCTGCGCAGCGCGGTGTTCGCGATCTTCCTGGCCGGGCTGATGGTTCCGGCGATCTTCACCTTCCTGCCGAACTTCGTGCTGATCAAGGAACTGCACATGATCGACACGCTGATCGGCATCGCCCTGCCCAGCATGTTGATCTCGCCGTTCGCGATCTTCTTCCTGCGGCAGTTCTTCGCGACCATCCCCAACGAGATCGAAGAAGCGGCCCTGATCGACGGCGCCAGCAAGGTCGGGATCTTCTTCCGCCTGGTGATGCCGATGTCGGCCGCCCCGATCACCACGCTTGCGGTGCTGACCTACATCACCAGCTGGAACGACTACTTCTGGCCGTTGATGGTGTCCTACACCGACAGGTCCCGGGTGCTGACCGTTGCACTCGCGGTCTTCAAATCCCAGACCCCCAACACCGGTCCGGACTGGGCCGGGCTGATGGCCGCAACCCTTGTCGCGGCACTGCCGATGCTGGTGTTGTTCCTGGTCTTCGCCCGGCGGATCGTCAATTCCATCGGTTTCTCCGGCATCAAGTGAGGCGGGCGCTGTCAAATGAAGAGAACCAGCATGAAGAGAATCAGCATGATCAGACCCAGACGTCCCAAGGCAACCCGGGTCAAGGCGGTGCTGGCGACGGGGGTCGTCGCACTCCTTGCCACCGTGCTCTCGGCGTGCAGCGGGGGCGGCGGCGGTCAGGCGAACAACGTCATCAGCTACTGGCTGTGGGACTCATCCCAGGAGCCCGGCTACCAGCAGTGCGCCGATCTGTTCCACAAGGCCAACCCGGACCTGAGCGTCAGGATCACCCAGTACGGCTGGAACGACTACTGGACCAAACTGACCGCCGGCTTCATCGCCGGCACGGCCCCGGACGTCTTCACCAACCACCTGACGAAGTATCCGCAGTTCGTCGATCTCAACGTGCTGCAGCCGCTGGATGAGCTGCCAGCCACCAAGGACATCCGTAACGACGAGTTCCAGCCCGGCCTCGGCACGCTGTGGACCGGCCAGGACGGCCACCGCTACGGGTCACCGAAGGACTGGGACACGGTCGGCCTGTTCTACAACGACGATCTGTTGCAGAAGGCAGGCGTCGATCCGTCGGAGTTGAACAACCTGGCATGGAACCCCCAGAACGGTGGCACATTCGAGAAGCTCATCGCCCACCTGACGATCGACACCCACGGCGTACGGGGTGATCAGAAGGGTTTCGACAAGCATCACGTCGCGGTCTATGGTTTCGGCGGTCTGGGAGCCGGTGACAACATGGCGCAGACCACCTGGTCGTCATTCGCCTACAGCGACGGCTGGACCTACATGAACAAGAACCCGTGGGGCACCAGCTACAACTACGGTGATCCCAAGCTCCAGGAGACCCTCAAGTGGTACTTCGGGCTTGCTCAGAAGGGCTACGCACCGACGTACAACTCCTTCAGCTCCAGCTTCGGTGGTTTCAACCAGTTGGCCGCCAACAAGGCGGCGATCGTCCAGGACGGCGCGTGGATGATCGCGACCTACCAGACGATCAAGGGTGTCAAGTGGGGGATCGCGCCGATGCCGATCGGGCCCACCGGGCACCGGGCGGGCCCGTTGGGCAGCTTGGCCGACTCGATCACCAAGACAGCCAAGAACAAGGACGCCGCTGCCAAGTGGGTGCAGTTCATGAGCACCGCGCAGTGCCAGAAC
This window harbors:
- a CDS encoding carbohydrate ABC transporter permease produces the protein MTAGQVFFSAMAAYAFARLKWRLRSAVFAIFLAGLMVPAIFTFLPNFVLIKELHMIDTLIGIALPSMLISPFAIFFLRQFFATIPNEIEEAALIDGASKVGIFFRLVMPMSAAPITTLAVLTYITSWNDYFWPLMVSYTDRSRVLTVALAVFKSQTPNTGPDWAGLMAATLVAALPMLVLFLVFARRIVNSIGFSGIK
- a CDS encoding sugar ABC transporter substrate-binding protein, producing MKRISMIRPRRPKATRVKAVLATGVVALLATVLSACSGGGGGQANNVISYWLWDSSQEPGYQQCADLFHKANPDLSVRITQYGWNDYWTKLTAGFIAGTAPDVFTNHLTKYPQFVDLNVLQPLDELPATKDIRNDEFQPGLGTLWTGQDGHRYGSPKDWDTVGLFYNDDLLQKAGVDPSELNNLAWNPQNGGTFEKLIAHLTIDTHGVRGDQKGFDKHHVAVYGFGGLGAGDNMAQTTWSSFAYSDGWTYMNKNPWGTSYNYGDPKLQETLKWYFGLAQKGYAPTYNSFSSSFGGFNQLAANKAAIVQDGAWMIATYQTIKGVKWGIAPMPIGPTGHRAGPLGSLADSITKTAKNKDAAAKWVQFMSTAQCQNVIAKAGVVFPARPASTQLSLQTRKAAGIDASSFVDMVQNKETFFLPISSFGADITAIMTPGLQAIYTGQKPVSYLETLNEQVNRLFKLN